One region of Micromonospora sediminicola genomic DNA includes:
- a CDS encoding Abi family protein, which translates to MPTPGATELLTLERRWSPERLAPYRAACGGDLAAAVALYRWNAEISAALGTTLGHVEVLLRNALHEELAAWSLRRYGEPRWYLDPGGVLTDEGRRDVAKARARATRDGRLETPGRVVAELNLGFWRFLLATRYDGTLWRSCLHRAVPGRRRREVHAAVSRLHEARNRMAHHEPMFNRPVADLRATAVEVAGWVCPVTRDWIDAGCRVLPLLAGRPLVVLPQPRR; encoded by the coding sequence ATGCCGACACCGGGCGCGACAGAGTTGCTGACGTTGGAGCGGCGGTGGTCGCCGGAGCGGCTGGCGCCGTACCGGGCGGCGTGCGGCGGGGACCTGGCGGCCGCCGTCGCGCTCTACCGGTGGAACGCGGAGATCTCCGCCGCGCTGGGCACCACGCTCGGGCACGTGGAGGTGCTGCTGCGCAACGCGCTGCACGAGGAACTGGCCGCCTGGTCGCTGCGCCGCTACGGGGAACCGCGCTGGTATCTGGATCCGGGCGGCGTGCTGACCGATGAGGGCCGCCGCGATGTCGCCAAGGCCCGTGCCCGGGCGACCCGGGACGGGCGTCTGGAGACGCCCGGGCGGGTGGTGGCGGAGCTGAACCTGGGGTTCTGGCGGTTCCTGCTCGCGACCCGCTACGACGGGACGCTGTGGCGGAGCTGCCTGCATCGCGCGGTGCCGGGGCGGCGCCGTCGTGAAGTGCACGCGGCGGTCAGCCGGCTGCACGAGGCCCGTAACCGAATGGCGCACCACGAGCCGATGTTCAACCGGCCGGTCGCCGACCTGCGCGCGACGGCGGTGGAGGTCGCCGGCTGGGTGTGCCCGGTCACGCGGGACTGGATCGACGCCGGCTGTCGGGTGCTGCCGCTGCTGGCCGGCCGGCCTCTCGTGGTGCTGCCTCAGCCGCGCCGCTGA
- a CDS encoding ParA family protein produces the protein MTYTLTPARWRELRVYRTAETPRRLALINRKGGSGKTTTAIQVAAALAAWGVRVRLTDGDPQFASSTYWLPPQRPAGYPTLLDVMLGDSSIREATASTTVPGLRIVPSLDTLGRVDAERPPGSDTLLRDEYDDDQDDVDVEILDAAPSMGLVTVSMLTAATHVAVCMKTSTLDYVGAAELAKPLGLIRKRLNPTLETAAVVMADTDGGTVLSRSLDERLVQEYPGALVHQIPHSVRAQEAPGVHQPLIDYAPDNPVTAAYWNLAAAVVPRLGLAWKVGP, from the coding sequence ATGACCTACACGCTGACCCCGGCTCGGTGGCGCGAGCTACGCGTCTACCGGACTGCCGAGACACCTCGGCGGCTGGCGCTGATCAACCGCAAGGGCGGCAGCGGGAAGACCACCACGGCGATCCAAGTCGCCGCCGCACTGGCGGCGTGGGGAGTGCGAGTGCGCCTGACCGATGGCGACCCGCAGTTCGCCAGCTCGACGTACTGGTTGCCCCCGCAGCGCCCGGCTGGCTACCCGACGCTGCTGGACGTGATGCTCGGCGACAGCTCAATCCGAGAGGCGACCGCTTCGACTACCGTGCCCGGCCTGCGGATCGTGCCGAGCCTGGACACCCTCGGCCGCGTCGACGCGGAGCGCCCGCCCGGCTCTGACACCTTGCTGCGCGACGAGTACGACGACGACCAGGACGACGTCGACGTCGAGATTCTGGACGCGGCCCCGAGCATGGGCCTGGTCACCGTCTCCATGCTCACCGCCGCCACGCACGTGGCGGTGTGCATGAAGACCTCAACCCTGGACTACGTCGGCGCAGCCGAGCTGGCCAAGCCCCTGGGGCTGATCCGCAAGCGGCTCAACCCCACGCTGGAAACGGCCGCCGTGGTGATGGCCGACACCGACGGCGGCACCGTGCTGTCCCGGTCGCTCGACGAGCGCCTGGTCCAGGAGTACCCCGGAGCGCTCGTGCACCAGATCCCGCACAGCGTTCGCGCTCAGGAGGCCCCCGGGGTGCATCAACCGCTTATCGACTACGCCCCAGACAACCCGGTCACGGCGGCGTACTGGAACCTGGCGGCCGCGGTCGTGCCGCGCCTCGGGCTTGCCTGGAAGGTCGGCCCGTGA